From a single Arachis hypogaea cultivar Tifrunner chromosome 3, arahy.Tifrunner.gnm2.J5K5, whole genome shotgun sequence genomic region:
- the LOC112791052 gene encoding MACPF domain-containing protein At4g24290, with the protein MSKKVGVVGDAKAAAELAINAIGLGYDLAADLKLKSCKTRLVPIDHHSLRTVDLPGRITIPNVPKSINCDKGERTRLCSDVLSFQQMSEQFNQELSLSGKIPTGHFNAAFEFTGAWQKDAASTKSLAFDGVSIALYNFALEKTQVVLGDFVKQAVPSSWDPAALAKFINEFGTHVIVGVKIGGTDIIYAKQQYSSSLQPAEVQKTLREMADKLFIEQAGLNKFDDGLGFDIPSASYSESQVQDTKFMCKRKGGSRKKFLSHNEWCQTVWSQPDVISMSFIPITSLLSGINGSGYLTHAINLYLRYKPQIDELHQFLEFQLPRQWAPVFGELALGPERKPRNSASLQFSFMGPKLYVNTTPVDVGKKPVTGLRLYLEGKRSNCLAIHLQHLSSMPKTFQLEDEPNGNVSDVSLEERKYYEKVQWKSFSHVCTVPVQSEDDTSIVTGAHFEVGEAGLKSVLFLRLHFSKVVNATQVKAPQWDDPPGFTQKSGIISTLISTHFSGPQKPPPPRPSDVNINSALYPAGPPVPTQTPKLLRFVDTTEMTRGPQDLPGYWVVSGARLVVDKGKISLKVRYSLLTAILPDEEVAGY; encoded by the exons ATGTCGAAGAAGGTGGGGGTGGTGGGGGACGCCAAGGCTGCGGCGGAGTTAGCAATCAACGCAATTGGCCTGGGTTACGACCTCGCCGCCGATCTCAAGCTAAAGTCCTGCAAGACCAGGCTGGTCCCCATCGACCACCACTCCCTCCGCACCGTCGACCTCCCCGGCCGCATCACCATCCCCAATGTCCCCAAATCCATCAATTGCGACAAAGGCGAACGCACCAGATTGTGCTCCGATGTACTCTCTTTTCAGCAG ATGTCAGAGCAGTTTAACCAGGAGTTGTCACTGTCTGGAAAGATTCCAACAGGGCACTTCAATGCTGCATTCGAGTTCACAGGAGCATGGCAGAAAGATGCTGCTAGCACCAAAAGTCTTGCATTCGACGGGGTCTCCATCGCCCTCTACAACTTTGCACTTGAGAAAACTCAGGTGGTGCTTGGTGATTTTGTCAAGCAAGCTGTTCCTTCTTCTTGGGATCCTGCTGCATTGGCAAA GTTTATTAACGAATTTGGGACCCATGTAATAGTCGGGGTGAAAATAGGAGGAACTGATATAATCTATGCAAAGCAGCAGTACTCATCTTCTCTACAACCTGCTGAAGTGCAGAAAACATTgagggagatggcagacaaaCTCTTCATAGAGCAAGCTGGATTGAATAAG TTTGATGATGGGCTTGGTTTCGACATTCCATCTGCGTCATATTCTGAATCACAG GTGCAGGATACCAAGTTCATGTGCAAGAGGAAAGGTGGAAGTCGCAAAAAATTTCTCTCCCATAATGAGTGGTGCCAAACTGTTTGGTCCCAACCTGATGTAATATCGATGTCATTCATACCAATTACATCACTACTTAGCGGAATAAACGGGAGTGGATATTTAACTCATGCAATAAATCTCTATCTACGAT ATAAACCACAGATTGATGAACTGCATCAGTTTTTGGAGTTCCAGCTTCCAAGGCAATGGGCTCCTGTATTTGGTGAACTAGCCCTTGGTCCTGAAAGAAAGCCACGGAATAGTGCATCACTGCAGTTCAGTTTCATGGGTCCGAAGCTTTATGTTAACACAACACCG GTTGATGTGGGAAAGAAGCCTGTGACAGGCCTTCGGTTGTATTTGGAAGGAAAGAGAAGCAACTGTTTGGCAATCCATTTACAGCATCTCTCATCGATGCCCAAGACCTTCCAACTTGAAGATGAGCCTAACGGGAATGTATCTGATGTGTCCTTGGAAGAACGCAAATACTATGAGAAGGTCCAGTGGAAGAGTTTCTCCCATGTTTGCACAGTCCCTGTTCAGTCTGAAGATGACACCTCAATTGTGACTGGCGCTCATTTCGAAGTTGGAGAAGCTGGTCTGAAAAGTGTTCTGTTCCTAAGACTTCATTTCTCCAAAGTTGTTAATGCAACCCAAGTGAAAGCACCTCAGTGGGATGATCCTCCTGGCTTCACTCAGAAATCCGGAATAATTTCAACTTTGATCAGTACTCACTTCTCAGGTCCTCAAAAACCACCGCCGCCACGACCATCGGACGTAAACATCAACTCTGCTTTATACCCTGCAGGACCTCCGGTGCCCACTCAGACACCAAAACTTCTGAGGTTTGTTGATACAACAGAAATGACAAGAGGACCACAAGACTTGCCTGGGTATTGGGTTGTCTCCGGTGCAAGGCTTGTGGTAGATAAGGGTAAAATATCTCTGAAAGTGAGGTATTCTCTTTTAACGGCCATTTTACCTGATGAAGAGGTGGCAGGTTATTGA